Proteins from a single region of Melanotaenia boesemani isolate fMelBoe1 chromosome 3, fMelBoe1.pri, whole genome shotgun sequence:
- the LOC121636406 gene encoding cytochrome b561 domain-containing protein 1 isoform X2, with translation MSVAYCLCMTEGILLYSAEGSPFCFKSRKGKVRLHWLCQALVLIAAGTGLGFVVASKNVSELRHLVSWHSLLGSCTLAASLLQAACGVTLIFHKQLHLSSSLPRLKLYHATCGLVVYLLATVTVMSAMFSDWFQAMVKGVTWWAYLLLPLFPALVVMNQITNAYLPRRKMSS, from the exons ATGTCAGTTGCT TACTGTCTGTGCATGACTGAGGGCATCCTCCTCTACTCAGCCGAGGGATCTCCATTCTGCTTCAAGTCTCGAAAGGGTAAGGTCCGTCTCCACTGGCTGTGTCAGGCTCTGGTTCTGATAGCTGCTGGCACTGGGCTGGGTTTCGTGGTGGCCAGTAAAAATGTGTCAGAGCTTCGCCACCTGGTCAGCTGGCACAGCCTGCTGGGCTCCTGCACGCTGGCCGCCAGCCTGCTTCAAGCAGCCTGCGGTGTCACCCTCATCTTCCACAAGCAGCTGCATCTCTCCTCCTCCCTGCCCAGACTCAAGCTGTACCATGCCACCTGCGGCCTGGTGGTCTACCTGTTGGCCACTGTGACCGTCATGTCGGCCATGTTCTCAGACTGGTTTCAGGCCATGGTGAAGGGGGTGACATGGTGGGCTTACCTCCTGCTGCCCCTCTTCCCTGCCCTGGTGGTGATGAACCAAATTACTAATGCCTACCTGCCCCGCAGGAAGATGAGCAGCTAG
- the atxn7l2a gene encoding ataxin-7-like protein 2a isoform X1: MMAVRERAAKVMAALDRRVPSLDDFVGQSWTAWADWVGVTAVDGPEVDDCSKNGKKGAEAMSLSKEDMSIFGLYPGHDDFYLVVCSHCGQVVKPQAFEKHCERRHGPLAKLYSRLRSPTPAPQPQRPQHGHSPSHGTNTASASTWEGRGPGFGQLRAAPPSPSTPPQYRHSKNSKEGVRHSPLEKSSHSSHTESVFKQPPPLEPQLMSPPPSLRDPPWPHGGTSATRASPSERHPTQRKDSTQPSVVTGHRIPRPYNKVASKRECDLDKHCGVLDPDRKRVCTRLLTCNIHSIHQRRKVVGRSRNFDQLVAELKTKVREKGAQALEGGSTTGGSPSPETPREQAGVPHCRRPLASLPAFSRSTAVMECSPEEEKQRQDEACLRTPSPLVHGHISSDDSEAEGPEDISEISSSAAHPRPAVVCSFGSHSLGHGIYTFDRRLHHLRSALSSMLEQHISAHLWKKIPQAADLQSPPPTAKAITSTSPASMATASSSTLHPKVRTGSHISFSLKNASLSSSSCRGPGRPTSAIQVENSGGGHLPSLGKPGAVHPAASRRPKNPVGRPSKHMLKLREEAATAAALRKRKAPSQEGEHSGPDRNCIILQDRGRPPSTGSSSSCSSSSSSSKTPAPSLLPHGQTNGTLSPSRKPRPQPLPLESHSPAAKAVWTYRRTHPPLAHSSPPDPSSATNSHIRPSGGDLGLHGQGSGRVFEHQGLMKKRKGVGMEEHSPSSKPSAQRLPSSSSSSSAASSSPRSNFYTWKDSKGGGLAGGVEKKLGTQKPKLHH; the protein is encoded by the exons ATGATGGCGGTGCGTGAACGCGCAGCAAAAGTAATGGCTGCTCTGGATCGGCGGGTGCCTAGCCTCGATGATTTCGTGGGTCAGAGCTGGACTGCCTGGGCTGACTGGGTCGGCGTGACAGCGGTGGACG GGCCTGAGGTGGATGACTGCAGCAAGAATGGCAAAAAGGGTGCAGAGGCAATGTCGCTCAGTAAGGAGG ACATGTCCATCTTTGGCCTCTATCCTGGCCACGATGACTTCTACTTGGTGGTGTGCAGCCACTGTGGCCAAGTTGTGAAGCCTCAGGCATTTGAGAAGCATTGTGAGAGGCGACATGGCCCATTGGCCAAGCTGTACAGCCGACTACGCTCCCCCACACCTGCACCTCAGCCCCAGAGGCCCCAACATGGCCACTCTCCTTCTCATGGGACCAACACTGCTTCTGCTTCAACGTGGGAGGGTCGAGGGCCGGGGTTCGGGCAGCTACGGGCAGCCCCACCTTCTCCTTCCACGCCACCTCAGTACAGACACTCCAAGAACTCAAAGGAAGGAGTTCG ACATTCCCCACTGGAGAAGTCCTCCCACAGCAGCCACACAGAGTCCGTGTTCAAGCAGCCGCCGCCTCTGGAGCCCCAGTTAATGTCTCCGCCTCCATCGCTCAGAGATCCCCCGTGGCCACACGGAGGCACTTCAGCCACTAGGGCCTCCCCCAGTGAGAGACACCCCACTCAGAGGAAGGACTCCACTCAGCCGTCTGTGGTGACGGGCCACCGGATCCCCAGACCCTACAATAAAGTGGCATCCA AGAGAGAGTGTGACCTGGACAAACACTGCGGCGTCCTCGACCCAGACAGGAAGCGGGTCTGCACTCGCCTGTTGACGTGCAAT ATCCATTCCATCCACCAGCGGAGGAAGGTGGTGGGCCGCAGCAGGAACTTTGACCAATTGGTGGCAGAGCTAAAGACCAAGGTTCGAGAGAAGGGGGCCCAGGCCCTGGAGGGAGGCTCCACCACTGGAGGCTCTCCCAGCCCCGAGACCCCCAGAGAGCAGGCTGGTGTTCCACACTGTAGGAGGCCTCTGGCCAGCCTCCCTGCTTTCAG TAGATCTACGGCGGTGATGGAGTGCAGCCcggaggaggagaagcagcgGCAGGATGAGGCCTGTCTCCGAACCCCCTCTCCTCTCGTCCATGGACACATCTCCAGTGATGACAGTGAGGCAGAAGGACCAGAGGACATCTCTGAGATCTCATCTTCAGCTGCACATCCCAGACCGGCAGTG GTGTGTTCGTTCGGCAGCCACTCGCTCGGCCACGGCATCTACACCTTTGACCGGAGACTGCACCACCTGAGGTCGGCTCTCAGCAGCATGCTGGAGCAGCACATCAGCGCCCACCTCTGGAA GAAAATACCTCAAGCCGCAGACCTTCAGTCTCCACCTCCTACAGCCAAGGCCATCACATCTACGTCTCCTGCCTCCATGGCCACAGCATCCTCCTCTACATTACATCCCAAGGTCCGCACAGGAAGTCACATCAGCTTCTCCCTGAAGAATGCATCTTTGTCCTCCTCTTCTTGTCGTGGCCCTGGGAGGCCAACCTCAGCCATCCAAGTGGAGAACAGCGGCGGTGGTCACCTGCCGTCTCTGGGGAAGCCAGGTGCGGTGCATCCGGCGGCCTCAAGGAGACCCAAGAATCCGGTGGGTCGCCCAAGCAAACACATGCTGAAGCTGCGAGAGGAGGCTGCCACCGCCGCTGCCCTCCGTAAGCGGAAGGCCCCCTCCCAGGAAGGAGAGCACTCTGGCCCCGACAGGAACTGCATCATCCTCCAGGACCGGGGCCGCCCACCCTCCACcggctcctcctcttcctgctcCTCCTCGTCATCATCTTCCAAAACCCCCGCTCCCTCGCTTCTCCCACACGGACAGACCAATGGCACTCTCTCCCCCAGCAGGAAACCCCGCCCCCAACCTTTGCCCTTAGAGTCCCATTCACCTGCTGCTAAGGCAGTGTGGACATACAGGAGGACACACCCCCCTCTGGCCCATTCCTCCCCCCCAGACCCATCCTCTGCCACAAACTCCCACATCCGTCCCAGTGGGGGGGACTTAGGACTGCATGGGCAGGGCAGTGGGAGGGTCTTCGAACACCAGGGACTGATGAAAAAACGCAAGGGGGTAGGGATGGAGGAGCATTCCCCCTCATCCAAACCCTCAGCACAGCGCCtaccttcctcatcctcttccaGCTCTGCCGCCTCCTCCTCTCCACGCTCTAACTTCTACACCTGGAAAGACAGTAAAGGTGGGGGGCTGGCGGGGGGTGTGGAGAAGAAACTGGGCACACAGAAG CCAAAACTGCACCACTGA
- the LOC121636406 gene encoding cytochrome b561 domain-containing protein 1 isoform X1, whose translation MPSDVEYSPVGEGLGMRDFWLYVWLRRVSVMAAHVTGLGLTLIISRLSRPGTSLFSWHPVCMSVAYCLCMTEGILLYSAEGSPFCFKSRKGKVRLHWLCQALVLIAAGTGLGFVVASKNVSELRHLVSWHSLLGSCTLAASLLQAACGVTLIFHKQLHLSSSLPRLKLYHATCGLVVYLLATVTVMSAMFSDWFQAMVKGVTWWAYLLLPLFPALVVMNQITNAYLPRRKMSS comes from the exons ATGCCGTCTGACGTGGAGTACAGCCCGGTGGGAGAGGGGCTGGGGATGCGGGACTTCTGGCTGTACGTATGGCTGCGGAGAGTCTCGGTGATGGCCGCTCATGTCACCGGCCTGGGCCTGACCCTCATCATCTCCCGGCTGTCCAGACCCGGAACCA GTCTGTTTTCTTGGCATCCAGTGTGTATGTCAGTTGCT TACTGTCTGTGCATGACTGAGGGCATCCTCCTCTACTCAGCCGAGGGATCTCCATTCTGCTTCAAGTCTCGAAAGGGTAAGGTCCGTCTCCACTGGCTGTGTCAGGCTCTGGTTCTGATAGCTGCTGGCACTGGGCTGGGTTTCGTGGTGGCCAGTAAAAATGTGTCAGAGCTTCGCCACCTGGTCAGCTGGCACAGCCTGCTGGGCTCCTGCACGCTGGCCGCCAGCCTGCTTCAAGCAGCCTGCGGTGTCACCCTCATCTTCCACAAGCAGCTGCATCTCTCCTCCTCCCTGCCCAGACTCAAGCTGTACCATGCCACCTGCGGCCTGGTGGTCTACCTGTTGGCCACTGTGACCGTCATGTCGGCCATGTTCTCAGACTGGTTTCAGGCCATGGTGAAGGGGGTGACATGGTGGGCTTACCTCCTGCTGCCCCTCTTCCCTGCCCTGGTGGTGATGAACCAAATTACTAATGCCTACCTGCCCCGCAGGAAGATGAGCAGCTAG
- the atxn7l2a gene encoding ataxin-7-like protein 2a isoform X2 has product MMAVRERAAKVMAALDRRVPSLDDFVGQSWTAWADWVGVTAVDGPEVDDCSKNGKKGAEAMSLSKEDMSIFGLYPGHDDFYLVVCSHCGQVVKPQAFEKHCERRHGPLAKLYSRLRSPTPAPQPQRPQHGHSPSHGTNTASASTWEGRGPGFGQLRAAPPSPSTPPQYRHSKNSKEGVRHSPLEKSSHSSHTESVFKQPPPLEPQLMSPPPSLRDPPWPHGGTSATRASPSERHPTQRKDSTQPSVVTGHRIPRPYNKVASKRECDLDKHCGVLDPDRKRVCTRLLTCNIHSIHQRRKVVGRSRNFDQLVAELKTKVREKGAQALEGGSTTGGSPSPETPREQAGVPHCRRPLASLPAFRSTAVMECSPEEEKQRQDEACLRTPSPLVHGHISSDDSEAEGPEDISEISSSAAHPRPAVVCSFGSHSLGHGIYTFDRRLHHLRSALSSMLEQHISAHLWKKIPQAADLQSPPPTAKAITSTSPASMATASSSTLHPKVRTGSHISFSLKNASLSSSSCRGPGRPTSAIQVENSGGGHLPSLGKPGAVHPAASRRPKNPVGRPSKHMLKLREEAATAAALRKRKAPSQEGEHSGPDRNCIILQDRGRPPSTGSSSSCSSSSSSSKTPAPSLLPHGQTNGTLSPSRKPRPQPLPLESHSPAAKAVWTYRRTHPPLAHSSPPDPSSATNSHIRPSGGDLGLHGQGSGRVFEHQGLMKKRKGVGMEEHSPSSKPSAQRLPSSSSSSSAASSSPRSNFYTWKDSKGGGLAGGVEKKLGTQKPKLHH; this is encoded by the exons ATGATGGCGGTGCGTGAACGCGCAGCAAAAGTAATGGCTGCTCTGGATCGGCGGGTGCCTAGCCTCGATGATTTCGTGGGTCAGAGCTGGACTGCCTGGGCTGACTGGGTCGGCGTGACAGCGGTGGACG GGCCTGAGGTGGATGACTGCAGCAAGAATGGCAAAAAGGGTGCAGAGGCAATGTCGCTCAGTAAGGAGG ACATGTCCATCTTTGGCCTCTATCCTGGCCACGATGACTTCTACTTGGTGGTGTGCAGCCACTGTGGCCAAGTTGTGAAGCCTCAGGCATTTGAGAAGCATTGTGAGAGGCGACATGGCCCATTGGCCAAGCTGTACAGCCGACTACGCTCCCCCACACCTGCACCTCAGCCCCAGAGGCCCCAACATGGCCACTCTCCTTCTCATGGGACCAACACTGCTTCTGCTTCAACGTGGGAGGGTCGAGGGCCGGGGTTCGGGCAGCTACGGGCAGCCCCACCTTCTCCTTCCACGCCACCTCAGTACAGACACTCCAAGAACTCAAAGGAAGGAGTTCG ACATTCCCCACTGGAGAAGTCCTCCCACAGCAGCCACACAGAGTCCGTGTTCAAGCAGCCGCCGCCTCTGGAGCCCCAGTTAATGTCTCCGCCTCCATCGCTCAGAGATCCCCCGTGGCCACACGGAGGCACTTCAGCCACTAGGGCCTCCCCCAGTGAGAGACACCCCACTCAGAGGAAGGACTCCACTCAGCCGTCTGTGGTGACGGGCCACCGGATCCCCAGACCCTACAATAAAGTGGCATCCA AGAGAGAGTGTGACCTGGACAAACACTGCGGCGTCCTCGACCCAGACAGGAAGCGGGTCTGCACTCGCCTGTTGACGTGCAAT ATCCATTCCATCCACCAGCGGAGGAAGGTGGTGGGCCGCAGCAGGAACTTTGACCAATTGGTGGCAGAGCTAAAGACCAAGGTTCGAGAGAAGGGGGCCCAGGCCCTGGAGGGAGGCTCCACCACTGGAGGCTCTCCCAGCCCCGAGACCCCCAGAGAGCAGGCTGGTGTTCCACACTGTAGGAGGCCTCTGGCCAGCCTCCCTGCTTTCAG ATCTACGGCGGTGATGGAGTGCAGCCcggaggaggagaagcagcgGCAGGATGAGGCCTGTCTCCGAACCCCCTCTCCTCTCGTCCATGGACACATCTCCAGTGATGACAGTGAGGCAGAAGGACCAGAGGACATCTCTGAGATCTCATCTTCAGCTGCACATCCCAGACCGGCAGTG GTGTGTTCGTTCGGCAGCCACTCGCTCGGCCACGGCATCTACACCTTTGACCGGAGACTGCACCACCTGAGGTCGGCTCTCAGCAGCATGCTGGAGCAGCACATCAGCGCCCACCTCTGGAA GAAAATACCTCAAGCCGCAGACCTTCAGTCTCCACCTCCTACAGCCAAGGCCATCACATCTACGTCTCCTGCCTCCATGGCCACAGCATCCTCCTCTACATTACATCCCAAGGTCCGCACAGGAAGTCACATCAGCTTCTCCCTGAAGAATGCATCTTTGTCCTCCTCTTCTTGTCGTGGCCCTGGGAGGCCAACCTCAGCCATCCAAGTGGAGAACAGCGGCGGTGGTCACCTGCCGTCTCTGGGGAAGCCAGGTGCGGTGCATCCGGCGGCCTCAAGGAGACCCAAGAATCCGGTGGGTCGCCCAAGCAAACACATGCTGAAGCTGCGAGAGGAGGCTGCCACCGCCGCTGCCCTCCGTAAGCGGAAGGCCCCCTCCCAGGAAGGAGAGCACTCTGGCCCCGACAGGAACTGCATCATCCTCCAGGACCGGGGCCGCCCACCCTCCACcggctcctcctcttcctgctcCTCCTCGTCATCATCTTCCAAAACCCCCGCTCCCTCGCTTCTCCCACACGGACAGACCAATGGCACTCTCTCCCCCAGCAGGAAACCCCGCCCCCAACCTTTGCCCTTAGAGTCCCATTCACCTGCTGCTAAGGCAGTGTGGACATACAGGAGGACACACCCCCCTCTGGCCCATTCCTCCCCCCCAGACCCATCCTCTGCCACAAACTCCCACATCCGTCCCAGTGGGGGGGACTTAGGACTGCATGGGCAGGGCAGTGGGAGGGTCTTCGAACACCAGGGACTGATGAAAAAACGCAAGGGGGTAGGGATGGAGGAGCATTCCCCCTCATCCAAACCCTCAGCACAGCGCCtaccttcctcatcctcttccaGCTCTGCCGCCTCCTCCTCTCCACGCTCTAACTTCTACACCTGGAAAGACAGTAAAGGTGGGGGGCTGGCGGGGGGTGTGGAGAAGAAACTGGGCACACAGAAG CCAAAACTGCACCACTGA